Genomic window (Tetrapisispora phaffii CBS 4417 chromosome 15, complete genome):
GTTTGactattttaaattgtATGAAGACTTTTTATTTCACAGTCGAAGGTGACATGGATGATGATAACCAACGGAATGATTTCATGGATAGATTGCTAAATTGGGTGAATCGCTCTGATGGTGAACCAAGTGAGCAGCTAATTGAAAAGGTATTTTCTACATCTGGCGAAGGCCAGAAACATGTTTATAACTCATCATCATTCTGGAAACTAATCAATAAGTTATTACTAAGAGGCTTGTTTACTCAAGCTAAGGGTTGCCTGAATAGAAGTGGTATTATTTCCTCTTTGGAAAGTCAATGTGAAGTCTCCAGAAATGCAATTCATGACATGATTGCTTTATTAGAACAATATCCAAAGGATTCACCATCTGCTTACAGAAATTGGAAATCCCTTATATTAGAACTCCAACAAACATTCAGTAATTCTGAAACTAAAATAAATGGCGAGCTCAGAGATAACATAGAAGATTCGTTATTACTATTAAGTGGTAATCAGTCAAAAATCTTTCAGTATTCTTCAACATGGTATGAATCATTTTGTGGTTTGATGTTATACTATATTccatcaaataaattattaaccgaatatttacaattatCACTAGATGCTTGTCCACTAAATGTTACTAATATCTGGGAACAACCTTGTGTAGATATCATTAACggaaaaatattttctattttacCAATTTTAGAATCATTAGATACCTGTACAACTGCATTTGTAGCAGGTCTATGCGATGCCAAAGGTTTATTAGAGGATTATAGTTACGCTAATGACGCTTCTCAAAATGAAACCATTGAAGACTTACTTTCTCGCAAAAATGGTATGGCATCTTATTTATTAGACAATTTTGCATTTGAACTTTGTTCCCATGATGATAAGACATTGTGGCCGGTTGCCATTGGATTGATCAGTATATCCCCAGTTAACTCATCTAATGCGATTAGGGCAGCAATATCTGAATTATTACCTCGTTACCCATTCTCAACGAATGATGATATAGAATGGATGTTAACTATTTGTGCAAAGTGGAGACTACCAGAAGTTTcgaaaaagatatttttaactgtagctaataatttattatccGAAGGTAATTTAATCGAAGCAATCACTAACTTCAGTAAAGCCGGTGCGTTTGATTTAGTCAAACATCACGCATGGAtgatttttgaaacttCATTACTAAGCAAAGAACCTGTTGACGATATTATTCTAACAGCTATcgttaaaaatgaaacgAACAATATCATTCCAAATGAATTATCACACAGTTTAGTTACTGATGCAATGAGACAAGCACTATCACCGTATGCTGTATTATATGAATTTTATGAATTACTAAAGATGAAAGAAATGAAAGAAGCTCTTAATAAGATAAGATCACTTATAGAATTTCAATATCTACCAAAAAAgtattttgttattttacttgttcaatttttattcccattattcattttaaaagatgaatTCAAAATGGATGAAGATGTAATTTTAAGCGTCATTGAACGTTGCGATGAAATGTTAAAAGCTGAAGATGCTGAATTACAAAAAGTTTACTCAGAGATAATACAGAACgtcaaagaaaatgaagaaataacCTTACCGGCTAATTTAAGTTTATTTGAACAAACTTTAAGGAAAAAACTAAATATCAAGCTATGCCAGGAATATATGTAATAGTTAACTAattagtatatatatatatgtagcAAGGAAATCATAAAGATTTAAGAAATAagataattaattttttaatattaattttgagaatggtatatttaaatacatTAAATGAATTCTATGTTGTATGAAAAATTGTACTGGCTTTTATACTTATGTATATTCGAATCTCAAATGAGATGCAAAAGTTGAAATTAACCCAATTTGTACTATGATGTTACTATAGTAAATAGTAACAAAATAAACTTaataatcatatatatttgtcaGTTTTAAATGATGGAAGAAAACTCAGCTTGATAGAATTATAATgtaaaaaacaaacaaaacaTAGTTGGATACAGGAGTGGTCTATGAAATGGAGAAAATTAACAGACAACATCTTGGGTAGCTCTAGAGTTTAATAATAGGGCGACAATTAGACCATATAGACCCAAAACTTCTGcgaaaattaaaattaaaatcatacCAACAAATAATCTTGGTTGTTGAGAGTTACCTCTAACACCAGCATCTCCTACAATACCAATTGCAAAACCAGCAGCCAAACCACTTAAACCAACAGATAGACCAGCACCTAGTTGGATGAAACCAGTGTATAAAGCTTGTTTTTGACCTAGAGAGTAACAGACTAAGACTGAGACAACTAAACCATAAATAGCAATGATACCGGCCATAATGACAGGAACAATAttcttaaataataaatctgGTCTTAAAACACAGGTAGCACAGATACCGACACCTGATTTAGCGGTACCATAAGCAGCACCGAAAGAAGTGAAGATGATGGCAGCTGCACAACCCATGGCACCAAAAAACGGAGCATAAACAGGACATAAATCAGTACTCAtcttgatatatatttgaatgaagtaaaattggaaacaaggtgtatttaaatttgCGATGGTTGAAGTACCAAATTAATCCACAAAGGCAATAAAAGTTATTTGTTTGTTCttaattttacaatattaGTATCAACTATAGTTGAACATTTGACAGTAATATCGTAAATATAATGTACCAccatcttttaaataatatgaatCAATTCAAGAGCTGCATTCTTTGCTGCTGTAGTTTGCAACTTATTGTTCTGCTTCATAGTTAAGTTTTACAgttttccatttttcaCTTTATGGAACAGCAACCGCAATGTCACAATCTACGAACACGCAAATAGATGATGAAGCCCAAGATGTCACAAATTGATGAGATGTTGTAAGTTCTCAAGCTGTCTCCACAGTACTAAACCGCCATTCTAAATCTTTACTCTTTGTCCAAGAGTGTGTCAGGTTGTAGACAGCAGTTAGTATTGAAAGATTGGTATGCTAATGGTCTATAAAATGACTAcgaatttaaaaattcaaaaagaaaaagaaattagcGCCGCTCGGTTTCGATCCGAGGACATCAGGGTTATGAGCCCTGCGCGCTTCCACTGCGCCACGGCGCTTACTAATTTCGTATCTTAGTTTTAGGTACATTCACTCAGATCAAATAGAGTTAATGTTACAGTGACACAATAGAATAtttgttggaaatgacactggtcgtataagtgactatacgataccagTGTGGAGtaacaagcttatgttgggtagttccaacatctaagttagtgtcattagccacttcagttgctctagtatagtccatcttctttatagttaaataatcgattgatcttttattagtgtaattaaactattctatatagagttagatgccctccttatatatgagttaatctgacagttgaatgaacatgtgtacgtgttcattcatcctcctaagatctttagtgctgtattgtacatctgtgtttatcgcgtagccatttacattgtagtgagaaatttgcacctaccacttgaaagattgttctagaccttctttccattagtaagtgatctattagttctggactcaaagtgtcataaactcttagttctgtcacatacactacaataattctgacaaccagatattacctctaTACGAGACTATTGTTGTAAaactgaaacaatagtgcctgcaagaatgtaatagcagaatttctaatgcataaatagtactgtagaaccatcagcctgccgtacgtgttcaactcgacgacgtcgtctcgttggacagaacggtagactgaaatatgatgtatatataaaccccggtaatcaatagataaataattcattgatccagaTCCAAGAGACaccagagagattaatctaaatatctattatataatttaacaactattaatatattaaaacaatgaaCCAAACTATTGAGCAATTCTAAATGGAATATTCTAaacttattattatttcttttagaTCCAGTCAGTTTTCTGACTCTTGTACTATGGGAACCCAAAGCTTACGTCTATACTAATCGTCAGAGAGTGAGAGTGAGAGTGTTCGTAGTATAGTAAGTACTTGTTTTGGTTGCGAAACTGATTGGTCTGTTCTGGTATATGCGATCGTATAAGCTAGTCAGTAGTGTCATAGTGCTCAATGATGTTGCTATTGTCGTAAATATGTTTTACATACGTTTAGTACTAATTCAACTTCTTTAGAACTTACTGATACTGATAATTCCAGTATGCTATCTACGAATGACTTAATCCATTACATTGGATTTCTGATATGTATTTTAACAAACGATCATTCACTAAACAGCAGCTAAGAACTTCGC
Coding sequences:
- the NUP85 gene encoding Nup85p (similar to Saccharomyces cerevisiae NUP85 (YJR042W); ancestral locus Anc_1.468), producing MSTMNNPLDLLMNVDELQLLDDEQNYPGQFDQTNVDVNKDIVLGLDKTSGVPIYSLAGDVEEQPLKSGENGDLHYNLNSNSTQNIGFLANKSQTKLYPSKLPRLVISKEYSHYISKLFEIYNNLGEDHRTFSKPTIGLISRSSRIEHNQTVNLALETLVTELEFYIDSIKHIDTEFDKFIELEDCLTILNCMKTFYFTVEGDMDDDNQRNDFMDRLLNWVNRSDGEPSEQLIEKVFSTSGEGQKHVYNSSSFWKLINKLLLRGLFTQAKGCLNRSGIISSLESQCEVSRNAIHDMIALLEQYPKDSPSAYRNWKSLILELQQTFSNSETKINGELRDNIEDSLLLLSGNQSKIFQYSSTWYESFCGLMLYYIPSNKLLTEYLQLSLDACPLNVTNIWEQPCVDIINGKIFSILPILESLDTCTTAFVAGLCDAKGLLEDYSYANDASQNETIEDLLSRKNGMASYLLDNFAFELCSHDDKTLWPVAIGLISISPVNSSNAIRAAISELLPRYPFSTNDDIEWMLTICAKWRLPEVSKKIFLTVANNLLSEGNLIEAITNFSKAGAFDLVKHHAWMIFETSLLSKEPVDDIILTAIVKNETNNIIPNELSHSLVTDAMRQALSPYAVLYEFYELLKMKEMKEALNKIRSLIEFQYLPKKYFVILLVQFLFPLFILKDEFKMDEDVILSVIERCDEMLKAEDAELQKVYSEIIQNVKENEEITLPANLSLFEQTLRKKLNIKLCQEYM
- the VMA3 gene encoding H(+)-transporting V0 sector ATPase subunit c (similar to Saccharomyces cerevisiae CUP5 (YEL027W); ancestral locus Anc_1.469); the protein is MSTDLCPVYAPFFGAMGCAAAIIFTSFGAAYGTAKSGVGICATCVLRPDLLFKNIVPVIMAGIIAIYGLVVSVLVCYSLGQKQALYTGFIQLGAGLSVGLSGLAAGFAIGIVGDAGVRGNSQQPRLFVGMILILIFAEVLGLYGLIVALLLNSRATQDVVC